The genomic region GCCGCCGGGCAAGGCGAAGGCGTTGGCAGGCATGCCCGAGCGGAACTCCAGCTTCAGCTGCGGCTGGTAAGACGGGTACCGCTTGGGCGCAGCGGAAGTGTGCGCCACCAGCGCATCAAACCGCGCAGCGAGTTGCGCCTGGCGTTCGGCAGGCAGTTTGCTGGGTTTGAGAAAGCCACCGTCCAGCTGGCTCAGCACGTTGTCAGACATGCTGGTTTCCCAGCCGATGGGCACAAAGCGCGTGAGCTGCGCTGCCGCCCAGGGCGTGCCATACCGGTAGAACAGCCCCAGGCCCACAGCCGAGATCACCAGCGCGCCCACCAGCAGGGGCCAGCGCGTCTGCATGCGCTGGGCCACCCCAGGCCGTGCCCCGGCCGCAGCCCAGGCACGGTACCAGTCGGCCACGGCGTCAATCTCCAGGCTGCCGCGTTCGCGCAGGTCGACCACCACGCGGGGCTGGGGGCGGCGTTCGCTCCACGCCTCGGGCCACCCTACCTGCGGGTAGGTGAACACGATGGGCTCTGCGCCTGGGCCTGAAGAATCGGACAAGGGGTGCAGCAGCAGCGAAGGCCCCTTGGGATCGGGCCTGAGCACCACCAGCACGGGGCGTGGCTTGCTGCTCAGCCCGTCAAACCAGCGGGCTGAAAGCATGTGGGCCGCAGCGCCTGTGTCGGGTGGTGTGGTCATGAGCGGTCAGCCGATCAGGTCCAGGCCAGCGGCATCTGCCAGGGCATCGCCCAGGCCGCCTTCTTGCTGGCGCGTGAGCACGCCCGCCACCTGATCCACGCCGCCCTTGATGTGCAGGGTGACGGATTCGAGCTTCATGCGGTATTCGCTCACCCGCGCAAAGGGGCGGTAAAAGCCCAGTGTCAGCAGCGTCAGCGCCATGTTCTTCAGGCGCAGGCGCACAAAGCGGCCAGCGCGCAGGTTGCATTTGAAGCGGGCGATCTGGCTCACGCCAATGTTGTTCCACAGCAGCTGGAACATGCGTGCTTCGCGGTAGGCGCGCGCCGGAGCCGAGGCCAGGAACAGCAGGAAAAAGAACCCGATGAATCCCAGGATCACGATGGCGATGATCCAGAGAATGTTGCCTTTGGCACCGCCCTGGCCCATGACCAGCATGGCAATGGAGCTGGTGGCAACCGCTGTGATCACCAGCCAGATCAGCAGTGCGCACAGCAGGAAAACCGCCACCGTGGCCAGCCACACCTTCACAAAATCCATGTACACCGGCTTCCACCGCCCGTGCTCTGTGCCCAGACGGGCACGCAGCACCAGCAGGCTCTTGTAGTTGTATTCGAGCCGGATGAAGCACAGCACGGAGAGGATCAGCCCCAGCACCAGCAGGCCGCCCATGGCAGGCGTGAACTCGGGGCGGGGGCGGGCTTCGCCTTTGACGGCGGGTTCGTCCAGCAGCTGGGCCAGCTCGGGTGACAGAAACTGCATGCCGAAGAACACGGCAATCCACACCAGCGCCAGCGCAAACACGGGCCAGCTGGCCAGGTACACCTCTTTCCAGCTGGCGGCAAACTGCAGCCGCAGGCCGCGCCAGCGTGTGGCGCCCAGCCGAAAGCGCATGGCACTGGCCCAGATATAGGGCGACAGCGCGGCACCGCCCAGCAGCATCAGTGCCACGGCCAGGTCTTGCCCGGTGTTGGCGGCCAGCTTGTAGGCAATGGAGAGCAGCACCAGCAGCACAAACCCCACCACCATCTTGCGCTGCTGCGCGGTGAATTCGAGCGGGCTGTTGGCCACCATGCTGTGGCCGTAGAAATACATGGCGGTGCGCCGCCGTGCCCAGGGTGTGTAGAAGCCCAGCGTGACGATGCCCAGCAGCACGTTCACGATCCACACCCGGAAGTACTCACCGCCGCTGCCGGTGAACTCCATCGGATAGGCCTCGATGTTTTGCGACATGAAGACAGACGGCTGCTCGGACACGGCAGCGTCTTTGGTTTTCTGGTTCATTCACTCCCTCCTTGGTTCGGCGCAGTTTAGCAGCGGCGCCCAGAAGGTGAACTCAGGTAAAAACCTTGTTTGCGCCCATATTTCAAGCGCTAGCAGCTATGGTTTTGATAGCCGTGCGGCAAGGGCCATCTGCCCTTGCAAGGGCATCACTGCCGAGCCGGTCAGAATTTCTCCCACGGCTGCAGGTAGCGCCACTGGCCCTCGGGCACCTTGGCCAAAGGCACCCGGCCGATGCGGATGCGCTTGATGCCCACCACCCGCAGGCCCACGGCCTCACACATGGCGGGGATTTGCCCGGGGCGGATGCCCTTCAAGGCAAAGCGCAGCTTGGTTTCGTTTTGCCAGCTCACCTTGATGGGGGGTAGCGGGCGGCCGTTGAACGACAGGCCGTGGCACAGACGCTGCAGGCCGTTGGGGGCGATCTCGCCCGTCACTTCCACAATGCATTCCTGCTCCAGCGCTTCGATGTCTTCGGCCAGCTTGCGCGCGATGCGCTTGTCCTGCGTGTAGACCACCAGCCCGGTCGCCTCGCTGGGCAGGGGGGTGAAGCATTCGAGCTGCCTGAAGTGTCGCTGCAGCACGCGGATGTCGCTGGCGTCTTCCGGCAGGTGCGATGCGGCACTGAGCAAATCTGTGGCTTGGGGGGCACCCTGGCTGCGGCTGGCGTGGGCGTTTCCATTGCCATGGCCGCCTTGCGCTGGCAGGCCCAGGCCCGCTTCGTATCCGGCGGGCTTGTGCAGCAGCAGCGTTACAGGGGTGAGGGCGAGCAGGCTGGCGTCCGGGGCCACGGTCACGGTCTGGTCCGGGCGCACGCGCGCGCCGGGCGCTTCCTGCACCTGGCCGTCCACGCTCACGAAGCCGCCCTCGATGAATTGCTCAGCAGTGCTGCGGGAGCAGTTCAGTTGTTCGGCCACGCGTTTGGCCAGGCGGATGTGGTTGGGGTCAGGGTGGGGGGCAGTCATGGAAGGCAAGGCGCGTTGTTCTTGTTGAAAGGGGACTTGAAAGGGAGGCGTGAAAGGGGTGCAGACCGCGGCCATGCCCGGTCTTCGGTTCAGGTGTTGCCGGGCGGCAGGGCGCGGATGCGCTCCACATGCGCCAGCAGCGACCGCTGGGCCACGGGCCACATGCGCGGCGGCACATCGTCGTAGGCATGGCGCACCCAGTCTTCCATCGTGCCATGGGGCAAGGCCTGCATGGCGGCCAGCACCTTGGCCTCGCGGGCCAGTCGGTGGGCCTTGAGGTGGGCGATGGCACCCCGCGCATTGTCCAGCACATAGCCGTGGGCGGGCAGGATGAACTCGATGCCATGCTCGGCGCACAGGGTATCGAGCCGGTTCAGCGAATCCAGGTAGTCGGCCATGTTGCCGTCGGGCGGGTCAATCACCGTGGTGCTGCCGTTGAGGATGTGGTCGCCGCTGAACAGCAACCCGTCTTCCAGCAGGATGAAGCACACATGGTTGGCCGCGTGGCCCGGGGTGTACACCACCTGCAGGGTATGGGTGATTTCGCCTTCTAGCGCACGCCCAGTCAGCGCAAGCAGCTCATTATTTTGTAGCATCCTGTCGGGCGTGAACTGGCTGGCTACCCGTGCTGTGGGGGCAGAGGGCAGCCCCAGAATCGGCGGCTTGCCGTGGCCTGAGCGTTCGCACAGGGCTTGCAGGGGCGCCGCGCCGGGCGAGTGGTCGGGGTGCGAATGCGTGCACACGATCATGCGGATGTCGCCACCCGCCGCGCGCCAGAGCTTTTCCAGGTGGTCCAGGTCGGCCGGGCCGGGGTCGATGGCGATGTAGCCCGTGCCGGGCTCGCCCACCAGATAGCTGTTGGTGCCGGGCCCCGTCATCACGCCCGAGTTGGGCGCGGTAAGGCGCTGCACGTTCTTGAGCAAGGGTACGGGGCGCTCGCTCTGCCAGTCCAGCGGGTGGACCATCTGCCCATGCGGGCACACCAGGGCCAGCTCGCCAAAAGGCGCATCCCCCTCCATGTAGCGGGCTTCCTTGCCGCCCAGCAGGCCCGCACGGGGGCAGCTGGTCCACAGGGGCTGCTCATGCGCCAGCGCGGCCAGCACGGCGGCGGTGTTGCCAAACCGGGTGAGCCGCTGCAGCGTGCGAATGGTGGGGAAGATCATGAAGAACTGCCCCGCCTCGTGCCTTGCCAGCGCGTCTGCCGGGCGCACCCACACGGGCTCAAACTGTTCCGCCTCGTCGGCCACGGGCTCTTGCCCGTCAGGCATGCGTGCCACGAGGAAGGGCACGGCGAACCGCTTGGGCAGATCGCGGTCCGTGGTCCAGTAGGCCAGCTGGTACACGCTGTCTGCCGCCAGCCGCAGGCCCTGCGCGGCGCACTGGGTGGCAAAGGGGGCATGGCGGTCCAGCGCGGCAATGTCACTGGCATCGGCTATCTGCCCAGCGCGGGGGCCGTCGGCATGGCGGGCCAGCAGCACGCCCAGCTCTTCAAAGCTCTCGCGGATGGCGGCGATAGCCTCGGTCAGGTGTTCGTCGCTTTGCGTGGGGCGGCGGTCAGCCACCGGGTGGGCCTGAGCGTCGGCGGCCTCGATGCCGCCTCCGGGAAAGACATATGCGCCCGGGGCAAAGCTGGCTTTGCCCGAGCGGCGGGTCATGAGAACTTCCAGAGCGCCGTCAGGCGCATCACGCAGCAACAGCACGGTGGCTGCTGCCAAGGGGCGCACGGGCTCGCGGGCGGGGTGCAGGTGCTGGCTGATGCGGGGCATGGGTGCTTATCGGTGTCTGTGGCCTTTCGCCCCATCGTACCCGTTAGTCTGTAATCAGTGGGCTGTGGGTGGCAGTCACATAGGTGCAGCAAGAGGATCGTCTACAGGCTCTCGCAAGTTGTGTAGTGCATGTGTGGTGCACGGCGGTAGAGATGTTTTGGCAATAAACACAAGCGCCTCGCATATGAGTGAACTTTGACAATCACCTTCATGTTGATAGTTTGTCGAAAGGTGTTTTCATGTTTTCTTTAGTGGGTCGAAATGGGCGAGTGCTTTGGCGTGTTGCCGCCTGGGTGGGTGGTTTAGGCTTGAGCTTGGTGCAGTCGGCGCATGCCCAGCCTCAGAGCGGTAACAAGGTGGACTGGCCGACGCAGCCCGTGACGTTCATCATGGGTTTTCCGGCTGGCTCGGGGATTGATGTAGTGGGACGCGCTTTGCAGGAGCCCTTGGGCAAACTCCTCGGGCAGCCCGTAGTAATTGACTACAAGAGTGGCGCCGCAGGCAATATTGCTTCAGAGTATGTTGCCCGGGCTAAACCCGACGGCTATACCTTGGTCTTCGGCACTGCGGCCACCCATGGCAGCAATGCAGCCCTGTACAAGAAACTGTCCTTCGATGTGGAGGCAGACTTTGTGCCTGTTGCTCCCATCATTGATGTTTCCAACGTCTTGATGATCAATCCCGATGTGATCCCCGCGAAGAGCATCCAGGAGTTTGTGGAACTGGTGAAGGCACATCCTGGCAAATACGCTTTTGCTTCCACGGGCCATGGGGCTGGCACCCACATGGCCTTTGCAGAATTCAATGCCAGAACGGGGCTTGATATGCTGCACGTGCCTTACAAGGGTGGCCCCGAGGCCATTACCTCTGTTTTGAGGGGGGAGACCTGCTGCATCATGAACCAGGTGCAGACCGCCTTGGCCCATTACAAGGCGGGCAAGGTGCGGTTGCTGGGGGTGACCACGGCCAAACGTGTGCCTGCCGTCAGCGAGGTGCCCACCATTGCCGAAAGTGGCGTCGCTGGCACCAAAGGCTTTGACAGTTCCATCTGGTTCGGCCTGTTTGCCCCCAAAGGAACGGACTCGCGCGTGGTGACACGTTTGAACACCGCGATTCGCAGTGTGCTGGAGTCCTCAGAAGTACGTTCCAGGCTGGAGCAGGCTGGCAACACGGTTCGTCTGGAAAACCCCGAACAGTTCAAGGCCACGGTCCATGCCAATCGCATCAAATGGGCTGAAGTGGTGAAAGCAGCCAACATCGTGATCGAGTAGGGCAGGGCTGGAGCAGAGATCCTCTGAGGGCGGGCGCACACTGTGGTGACTCACCTGCCCATCCCTGCTCCTGGCAGGAGAGCTTGCCAAGCCGGTAGCGGTACAGCCTCCGAGAGGTGGGTTGCTGGCTGCGCCCGCTCAGCGCAACGCACGCAGCTGCTGCAGCCGTTGCAGCACGGCGTCAATCACCGTGTTGGCACCTTGCAAGTCACAACTCCACAGCATCTCCAGCAACTCGATCAGCGCGATCGGGCTGCATTCCTGCAACGCTGCCTGCGAGGCAGCCTGGAGGTTGCTGGCCTCCAGATCGTTCAAAACATCCACCGTCAAACTCATGGGGCACTCCCTGTTTTTCTGGGTGCCATCGTAGGCGCAAGGCCGGCCAGCCTAGGCCTTGCGGGCATGATCAAAATCAAATGCGGGCCAAAAAGCGGTGGTGTCGGCAAGTGCTTTGAACGGGTTCTCAGGCTCTGGGGGGCACGTTCAGCCCCTTGATCACCGCAGGGCGAGCCACAAAGGCGGCCAGCACACGCTGCACTTCTGCAAAAGCGTCAAAGCCCACCAGTTCACCCGCTTCGTAAAAGCCCACCAGATTCCGCACCCAAGGCCAGATGGCGATATCGGCAATCGTGTAGGTGTCACCCATGATCCACTGGCGGCCTGCCATGCGCTGGTTGAGCACACCGAGCAGACGCTTGGACTCGGCCACATAGCGATCCCGGGGGCGTTTGTCCTCGTAATCTTTGCCAGCAAATTTGTGGAAGAAGCCGAGCTGCCCAAACATGGGGCCAACCCCGCCCATCTGGAACATGACCCATTGCAGGGTTTTGTAGCGGCCCGCTGCATCCCGCGGCAGCAGGCGGCCTGCCTTTTCTGCCAGGTAGACAAGGATGGCGCCTGACTCGAACAGCGCCAGCGGGTGGCCCCCCGGGCCGTTGGGGTCCAGGATGGCGGGAATCTTGTTGTTGGGGTTGAGGGACAGGAACTCAGGCGACATCTGGTCATTGCGCTCAAAGCTCACCAGGTGGGCTTCATAGGGGAGTCCCAACTCCTCCAGCGCGATCGAGACTTTGACGCCGTTGGGCGTGGGCAGCGAGTACAGCTGGATGCGGTCAGGGTGCTGCGCAGGCCATTTGCGGGTGATGGGAAAGCTGGACAGATCGGGTAGCGATGCAGACATGGGGCTCCTTGGGGCGGTGGAAGAAAGCAATGCCAATGTGCCCCCAAGCCTAAACCGGTGAGCCAACCGCAGTGGTGGCAGGGCTATAAACGGCTCGTACGGCCCCCTTGGGTCCTTTGCATAAATCACCGCGCCGTGTGCGTCTGCAGTCTGTGGCGGTATGCGGCGTTGCAAATACTCGCAATAGCTACGGCTCCTGCTGCGTCAATTTTCTCAGTCAAGCGCCTTGCACCACCGGGATCGCCTGCGACAGAGCGCCTGGCCACGGCCGCTTCGCGGGTGGGTGTTTGCCGTTCTTGTGGCCTAGGCGCGTGGTGCTGCATGGCCGGGCAGCGACGATAATCCGGGCATGCAGATTCGCTTTACCAAAATGCAGGGCGCAGGCAACGACTTTGTCGTGCTGGACGAAACCCAGGGCCGCCTGGGTCTTACGACTGCGCACTACCGCTACCTGGCCGACCGCCACTTTGGCGTGGGGGCCGATCAGATCCTCACCGTGCGTCCCTCGCCCGCCGAGGGGATTGATTTTGAGTACGTGATCCACAACGCTGACGGTGGCGAAGTGGAGCAGTGCGGCAACGGCTCGCGCTGCTTTGCGCGCTACGTGCGCGACAAGGGCCTGACGGACAAGGACACCATCCGGGTGCAAACGCTCAGCGGGGTCATTGCGCCCCGCCTCACGCCCGATGGGCGGGTGGCGGTGGACATGGGCCGCCCGGTGCTGGAGCCCGCGCGGGTGCCGTTCGACACTGCGGGACTGGAGCCTGTGGCGCAAGGTGCTGGGCAAAAATGGCCGCTAGCGCTGGATGTACCAGCGCAGCCAGCTACGGTTTTTGTAGCGGTGGTGTCCATGGGCAATCCGCATGCGGTGCAGTTGGTCGACGATGTGGATACGGCCCCGGTGGCCATCTGGGGCCCGTTGGTGGAGCGGCATGTGCGCTTTCCGCAGCGGGTGAATGCGGGCTTCATGCAGGTGGTAAGCCGCACCCATGTGCGCCTGCGCGTGTTCGAGCGTGGCACGGGCGAGACGCTGGCCTGCGGCACGGGTGCATGCGCTGCCGTGGCGGCTGGCATCCGCCTGGGGCTGCTCGACAACGAAGTGCATGTGGACATGCGCGGTGGCCGCCTCACGATTGCCTGGAGCGGTCAGGAGACCGACACCCTGTACATGACCGGCCCGGCCACCACCGTGTTTGAAGGCCAGATCGATATTCCGGACACCCTATGAGCACTACCCACATTCCCCCGATCACCGAAGAAGATATCGCCAACTTTCTGACCAACACCCCCGGCTTCTTCGAGCGCCATGCCGAGGTGCTGGCCAGCGTGCAGATCACCAGCCCCCACGGGCACCGTGCCGTGAGCCTGCAGGAGCGCCAGGCCGAGATGCTGCGCGAGAAGATCAAGGGGCTGGAGCACCGCATCATGGACATGGTGCGCAACAGCAATGACAACACCGCCATTGCGGCCAAGGTGCACCAATGGACCAGCGCCCTGCTGCGCGTAAAGGACCCGTTTGACCTGCCCGAGGCCGTGGTCAGCGGCATTCGCACCCTGTTTGATGTGCCCCAGGCCACGGTGCGGGTGTGGACGGTGGCGGGCCCCTACATCGACGCTGATTTCACCCAGGGAGCGAGCGAGGATGCGCGTGCGTTTGCCTCGTCGCTGACCATGCCGTTTTGCGGCCCCAACCTGGGCTTTGAGCCTGCGGGCTGGCTGGCGCAGGACGCCGGTGGCGAGCCCGCCCAGTCGCTGGCCCTGCTGCCGCTGCGCGAAGGCGCCATCGACAGCGCCACGCCTGCGTTTGGCCTGCTGGTGCTGGGCTCGCCCGATCCGCAGCGCTTTGATGCGACCATGGGCACGGAATTCCTTTCGCGCATTGCAGAGCTGGCGAGTGCGGCGCTGGTGCGGTTGAAGTGAAGCCCCCCCTGAGCCGCTGCGCGTCTTCCCCCCCCGAGGGGGGGACGCCACCCCTGGCCCGGCAAAGCCGGCTCCACGGTGGCACTGGCCTTGCGCTGCGCCAGTGGCGGCGGCCTTGTGCCTTGGCGTGCGCCGCAGTCACGGCTCTCTTCACAGCGGGTTGAGTCCATGGCCGAGGTGCCTTCGTCCGTACCCTTGCCCACCGATCCGCACGTACTGCGCTATCTGGAGCATGTGCGGGTGGAAAAGCGGCTTGCGGCGCGCACGGTCACGCTCTACACCCTGGATCTTGAAAAGCTCGCGCAGTTGGCTGCGGGTGTGAACACACCGATGCTGCAGCTCACCAGCGCGCACATTCGCCGCTTTGTGGCGCAGATGCACAGCGGTGGGCGCAGCGGGCGGGGGATTGCACTCATCCTCTCTGGCTGGCGCGGGTTCTACACCTGGGCGGGGCGGCAGGGGCTGGTGGCGCACAACCCGGTGCAGGATGTGCGCGCACCCAAGGCGCCCAAGCCTTTGCCCAAAGCGCTGGGCGTGGATGATGCCGTGCGTCTGGCAGACTATGAAAACACTGCAGCCGACCCCTGGCTCGAAGCCCGGGACGCTGCCATCGTCGAGCTGTTGTATGGCTGTGGCCTGCGCGTGGGAGAGCTGGTGGGGCTGGACGCGGAGCCCAGCGCCGAGGCGCAGCGTGAAGGCCGTGGCTGGATTGACCTGCAGGCCGGCGAGGCCCATGTTTTTGGCAAGGGCAGCAAGCGCCGCAGCGTGCCCGTGGGGCGAGCTGCAGTGCAGGCTCTGAAAAACTGGCTGGCCCTGCGCATTCAGCCCTTTGGTGCCAGCGGGGCGCTGGATGCCGCCCTGTTTGTGGGCCAGCGCGGCAAGCGGCTGACGGCCCAGTCGGTGTGGTTGCGCCTGCGCCAGCGCAGCCAGCAGGCGGGGCTGACGACACCGGTGCATCCGCACATGCTGCGCCACTCATTTGCCAGCCATGTGCTGCAATCCAGCAGCGACTTGCGTGCCGTGCAGGAGTTGCTGGGGCACGCCAACATCACCACCACGCAGGTGTACACCAGGCTGGATTTTCAGCACTTGGCCAAGGTGTACGACGCGGCGCACCCGCGGGCGCGCAAGAAGAGCTGACATCCCGCACGGGCTGCGCAACCGGTGCAGACCTTTCTCAACTGCTGGGCATGCATGGTGTGGCCCGGGGGCAGAGGCTCTCTCGCTCCGAGTCCGGAACTTGTAGCGGGAGCGATGCTCCCAGTCATCACGCCAACAGCCCGCCGGGTGAGGAGAGCTTTGTGAAAAACTGGTTCCGCAAGCAGCGCTATTTCCTGCTCATGCTGCTGTGTTTTGGTTTCTTTCGTACTGCCATTGCAGACTGGAACCCGATTCCCTCAGGCTCCATGCGTCCGACCCTGCTGGAAGGCGACGTGGTCTTTGTGAACCGGCTGGCTTACGACTTCAAGCTCCCGCTCACTGACATCGTGCTGCTGCCGCTGGGAGAACCCCAGCGCGGTGACGTCGTGACGTTCAGTTCTCCCCAGGATGGCACCCGTCTCATCAAGCGCATCGCTGCCGTGCCGGGAGACCGGGTGGAGATGCGCAACGAAGTGCTCTACATCAACGGCCAAGCAGCTGACTACCAGGCCCCCGAGGACGTGCGCGAAGCACTGGGCATGGGGGCAGAGGTAGACGCCACCCGCTGGACTGAGCGCCTGCAGGGCCACGAGCGCCGGGTGCAGTGGCTGCACGGCGTGCCTGCACGAAGCACCTTCGGCCCGCTGGATGTTCCCCCCGGGCAGTACCTGATGCTGGGCGACAACCGGGACAACAGCGTGGATTCGCGCTACATCGGCCTGGTGCCACGCCATTTGCTGATCGGTCAGGCCCGCAGGGTGCTGGTGTCTGCGGACATTCTGGGCAACTGGGCGCCAAGGCTGGGGCGCACCGGGCAGGCGCTCTAACGGGTTTTGGTGCTGCGAGTGGCACAGAGTCCAGCGCTAGCAGCTGCCTCAGCGTGGGGCCATGCTCTCCTGATCGGCCAGCAGGCGTCGCAGCCGCGACTGCTCAAAGTCCAGGTAGCGGAGGCGGTCGCGGGTTTCGCGGCGTTGCTGATCGCTCAGGCCTTTGTCCTGCAGGCGCTTTTCCAGTCGGCGGATTTCGCTGTCGTTGCTGCTGATGGACTGTCGTGTGCGGTACACCTCTAGCCCCGCGTTCAACGCCATGGAGAACGCACCTTCGTTCATGCGCCCGCGGCAGGCGTCCTGCTTGCCGGTATTGCCCCGCGTGCCTTCACGCCAGCCGCTGTAGGGTGTGCAGAAGCGGGGAATGCCTGCCTCCCACCCCGCGCGGTAGCGGGCCGCATCAGGCCGCACGCCCACTTTGGCGCAGTCTTCGGTGTAGTCAGCAAGCTGGGTGCGCGGGGGCTCGCCGTTGGCACCGTCGTCCAGCCCCACCTGGTACCAGTCGGCCACCTTGCATTGTTCGGGAGTCATGCTGGCGCAACCAGCAAGCGCGAGGGCTGCGCTTGCCAGCAGCCAGTGGGCTGAGAGTTTTTTCATGCGCCAAATCCTAGCGGCCCATTCGCATCGTGACCAGCTTTGTTTGGCACTGGAAGCGCTGGAGCAATCAGGCGCTGTGCAAACGCAGGTTCTGTGCGCTGGCCGATGGGAGCTTGAAATTGGAGACTGTCTCAACAAGGCCGCGGGCTTGCGCGTTCAGTCCAGCCGCTGCCGCAGCCATTTGCTCCACCAAGGCGGCGTTTTGCTGGGTGGCCTGGTCCATTTGTGCGACCGCCACATTCACCTGGTCCACACCCTGGCTTTGCTCGGAGCTGGCAGCGCTGATCTCGCCCACCACATCGGTAACGCGCTGGATGGCCCCCACCACTTCGCTCATGGTCTGACCGGCGCGGTCTACCAGTGCGGTGCCTGCCTCCACCCGTTCTACGCTGGTGCCGATCAGCTGCTTGATCTCGCGGGCCGCCTCGGCCGAGCGTCCGGCCAGGTTGCGCACCTCGCTGGCCACCACGGCAAAGCCTCGGCCTTGTTCACCGGCGCGTGCGGCTTCCACCGCGGCGTTCAGCGCCAGGATGTTGGTCTGGAAGGCAATGGCATCGATCACGCCAATGATGTCCGAAATCTTTTTGCTGCTTTCGTTGATGCCCCGCATGGTGTTGACGACCTCGGCCACCACCTGACCGCCCTGGGCTGCCACTGCCGATGCGCTTTGCGCCATCTGGTTGGCCTGACGGGAGTTGTCGGCGTTCATGCGCACGGTGGAGTTCAACTCCTCCATCGAAGCCGCCGTTTCCTGCAGCGCGCTGGCTTGCCGCTCGGTGCGGGCAGACAGATCGTCGTTGCCCTGCGCGATCTCGCCAGACGCAGCAGAAACGCTGGCTGCGCCCTGGTGCACCGCCCCGACCAGCGTGACCAGGGAGGCCTGCATGCTCTTGAAACCATGCAGCAGCTGCGCGGTTTCATTGGTGCCCCGGGCCTCAATGTGCTGGGTCAGGTCGCCTTGGGCAATGGCCTTGGAAAAGGCTACCGCCTTGCGTAAAGGCTGGGAGACGGAGCGGATGACCAGATAGCCGAAACCGATGGCCAGGCCGATGCTGATGACCAGCGAGGTGATCATGGCAAAGACCATGGAGTGGTAAAGCGAGTCTGAGCGTTCGTACTCGGCTTTGGCGATGTCCAGTTGCACTTGCACCAGCTTGCCCAACACATCTTGCAGCGGGTCCAGTGCGGGGTACATGCTTTTGGCGGCGTAGGTGGTCAGCGCGGGAATGTCTGCCGCTTTCAGAATGCGCTCCAGTTCTGCGACCGAGGCGTCTGCCGTGGCTTGTGTATTGCGAAAGCGGGCCACCAGTTGCACCTCTTCATCCACCAGCTCGGTGGCCAGGTAGGCCTTCCACTGGGCTTCAATCTCCTTGCGCGCCTCTGCAACAGATTGCAGACCTTGGCTTGGCGTCATGGCGCCGTCGCGCACCTTGTGGGCGGTGTCCACAATGTTGATGGCGTACGCATCCGAGAC from Acidovorax sp. DW039 harbors:
- a CDS encoding M48 family metallopeptidase; translation: MTTPPDTGAAAHMLSARWFDGLSSKPRPVLVVLRPDPKGPSLLLHPLSDSSGPGAEPIVFTYPQVGWPEAWSERRPQPRVVVDLRERGSLEIDAVADWYRAWAAAGARPGVAQRMQTRWPLLVGALVISAVGLGLFYRYGTPWAAAQLTRFVPIGWETSMSDNVLSQLDGGFLKPSKLPAERQAQLAARFDALVAHTSAAPKRYPSYQPQLKLEFRSGMPANAFALPGGKVVMTDAIVKLAAEKGMSDDALIGVLAHEIGHVVHRHGMRMVVEQGVLNLGLGLALGDVSGVVSTGATLLTSRAYSRNHEREADCYAIALMGQAALPTAPMGQLLLAIVRDTSHDEDEAKKPGKAQKPSSSASESAEPAEGAPSPKASAPSTDKAAQKAARPAWDWLSTHPDTERRATELEQGHAPHCPRD
- a CDS encoding YjgN family protein produces the protein MNQKTKDAAVSEQPSVFMSQNIEAYPMEFTGSGGEYFRVWIVNVLLGIVTLGFYTPWARRRTAMYFYGHSMVANSPLEFTAQQRKMVVGFVLLVLLSIAYKLAANTGQDLAVALMLLGGAALSPYIWASAMRFRLGATRWRGLRLQFAASWKEVYLASWPVFALALVWIAVFFGMQFLSPELAQLLDEPAVKGEARPRPEFTPAMGGLLVLGLILSVLCFIRLEYNYKSLLVLRARLGTEHGRWKPVYMDFVKVWLATVAVFLLCALLIWLVITAVATSSIAMLVMGQGGAKGNILWIIAIVILGFIGFFFLLFLASAPARAYREARMFQLLWNNIGVSQIARFKCNLRAGRFVRLRLKNMALTLLTLGFYRPFARVSEYRMKLESVTLHIKGGVDQVAGVLTRQQEGGLGDALADAAGLDLIG
- a CDS encoding rRNA pseudouridine synthase → MTAPHPDPNHIRLAKRVAEQLNCSRSTAEQFIEGGFVSVDGQVQEAPGARVRPDQTVTVAPDASLLALTPVTLLLHKPAGYEAGLGLPAQGGHGNGNAHASRSQGAPQATDLLSAASHLPEDASDIRVLQRHFRQLECFTPLPSEATGLVVYTQDKRIARKLAEDIEALEQECIVEVTGEIAPNGLQRLCHGLSFNGRPLPPIKVSWQNETKLRFALKGIRPGQIPAMCEAVGLRVVGIKRIRIGRVPLAKVPEGQWRYLQPWEKF
- a CDS encoding MBL fold metallo-hydrolase, yielding MPRISQHLHPAREPVRPLAAATVLLLRDAPDGALEVLMTRRSGKASFAPGAYVFPGGGIEAADAQAHPVADRRPTQSDEHLTEAIAAIRESFEELGVLLARHADGPRAGQIADASDIAALDRHAPFATQCAAQGLRLAADSVYQLAYWTTDRDLPKRFAVPFLVARMPDGQEPVADEAEQFEPVWVRPADALARHEAGQFFMIFPTIRTLQRLTRFGNTAAVLAALAHEQPLWTSCPRAGLLGGKEARYMEGDAPFGELALVCPHGQMVHPLDWQSERPVPLLKNVQRLTAPNSGVMTGPGTNSYLVGEPGTGYIAIDPGPADLDHLEKLWRAAGGDIRMIVCTHSHPDHSPGAAPLQALCERSGHGKPPILGLPSAPTARVASQFTPDRMLQNNELLALTGRALEGEITHTLQVVYTPGHAANHVCFILLEDGLLFSGDHILNGSTTVIDPPDGNMADYLDSLNRLDTLCAEHGIEFILPAHGYVLDNARGAIAHLKAHRLAREAKVLAAMQALPHGTMEDWVRHAYDDVPPRMWPVAQRSLLAHVERIRALPPGNT
- a CDS encoding tripartite tricarboxylate transporter substrate binding protein, which encodes MFSLVGRNGRVLWRVAAWVGGLGLSLVQSAHAQPQSGNKVDWPTQPVTFIMGFPAGSGIDVVGRALQEPLGKLLGQPVVIDYKSGAAGNIASEYVARAKPDGYTLVFGTAATHGSNAALYKKLSFDVEADFVPVAPIIDVSNVLMINPDVIPAKSIQEFVELVKAHPGKYAFASTGHGAGTHMAFAEFNARTGLDMLHVPYKGGPEAITSVLRGETCCIMNQVQTALAHYKAGKVRLLGVTTAKRVPAVSEVPTIAESGVAGTKGFDSSIWFGLFAPKGTDSRVVTRLNTAIRSVLESSEVRSRLEQAGNTVRLENPEQFKATVHANRIKWAEVVKAANIVIE
- a CDS encoding glutathione S-transferase N-terminal domain-containing protein, producing the protein MSASLPDLSSFPITRKWPAQHPDRIQLYSLPTPNGVKVSIALEELGLPYEAHLVSFERNDQMSPEFLSLNPNNKIPAILDPNGPGGHPLALFESGAILVYLAEKAGRLLPRDAAGRYKTLQWVMFQMGGVGPMFGQLGFFHKFAGKDYEDKRPRDRYVAESKRLLGVLNQRMAGRQWIMGDTYTIADIAIWPWVRNLVGFYEAGELVGFDAFAEVQRVLAAFVARPAVIKGLNVPPRA
- the dapF gene encoding diaminopimelate epimerase, with the protein product MQIRFTKMQGAGNDFVVLDETQGRLGLTTAHYRYLADRHFGVGADQILTVRPSPAEGIDFEYVIHNADGGEVEQCGNGSRCFARYVRDKGLTDKDTIRVQTLSGVIAPRLTPDGRVAVDMGRPVLEPARVPFDTAGLEPVAQGAGQKWPLALDVPAQPATVFVAVVSMGNPHAVQLVDDVDTAPVAIWGPLVERHVRFPQRVNAGFMQVVSRTHVRLRVFERGTGETLACGTGACAAVAAGIRLGLLDNEVHVDMRGGRLTIAWSGQETDTLYMTGPATTVFEGQIDIPDTL